From the Streptococcus oralis ATCC 35037 genome, one window contains:
- a CDS encoding helix-turn-helix transcriptional regulator, whose translation MRKQTQNRIRELRKKARLSQQALADQIGVFRNTISNWETGYSQISLENAKNVAEYFGVTIDYLLGSESDQT comes from the coding sequence GTGAGGAAACAAACACAAAATCGTATCAGAGAATTACGAAAAAAAGCCAGATTATCACAACAAGCCTTGGCTGATCAGATAGGGGTGTTTCGCAACACCATATCTAACTGGGAAACAGGGTATAGTCAGATAAGTCTGGAGAATGCCAAAAATGTGGCAGAATATTTCGGGGTAACCATTGACTACCTGTTAGGGTCAGAATCGGACCAAACGTAG